The Streptomyces sp. Mut1 genome window below encodes:
- a CDS encoding ricin-type beta-trefoil lectin domain protein, with amino-acid sequence MPRSRSRWLAAVLGVLPLAAATLVATAAPASAAANPGPGFPAHYAAPYAEMWNSPSTLMNAYNATGNKYYTLAFIVSQGTCNAAINGSTPVTDAGWNNAINSLRAAGGDVIASFGGASGNELASCGTVSAMQAQYKKVIDQLNLTRIDLDIEGSTLNDTAANDRRNQALANLQQEYAAQGRKLDVDYTLPVSPNGLESNGIALLKNAKSHNLDVNLVNIMTMDYGPAMDMGQAAISAANGLHTQLGQIWTGKSSAELWAMEGNCPMIGVNDTAAEVFTTQDAQELEAFAASKGIQELTFWSLGRDNQGSSGTPQSTWQFTNTFKAITGGGGPVDPPAGTTTIRGYGDKCVDVAGANSANGTKVDLYTCNGTTAQQWTRTGDTFRALGKCLDVTAAGTADGAKVQLYDCNGSGAQSWTTGANGSLINAGSGKCLDVTDWSTADGNQLQIWTCGGTANQAWTLA; translated from the coding sequence ATGCCCAGATCCCGCAGCAGATGGCTCGCCGCCGTGCTCGGCGTCCTGCCCCTGGCCGCCGCGACCCTGGTCGCCACGGCCGCCCCCGCCTCCGCCGCCGCCAACCCCGGCCCCGGCTTCCCCGCCCACTACGCGGCCCCGTACGCGGAGATGTGGAACAGCCCGTCCACCCTGATGAACGCGTACAACGCCACGGGCAACAAGTACTACACGCTCGCCTTCATCGTCAGCCAGGGCACCTGCAACGCCGCGATCAACGGCAGCACCCCGGTCACCGACGCGGGCTGGAACAACGCCATCAACAGCCTGCGCGCGGCCGGCGGCGACGTCATCGCCTCCTTCGGCGGCGCGAGCGGCAACGAACTGGCCTCCTGCGGCACGGTCTCCGCGATGCAGGCCCAGTACAAGAAGGTCATCGACCAGCTCAACCTGACCCGCATCGACCTCGACATCGAGGGCAGCACGCTCAACGACACCGCCGCCAACGACCGCCGCAACCAGGCGCTCGCCAACCTCCAGCAGGAGTACGCGGCCCAGGGCCGGAAGCTCGATGTCGACTACACGCTCCCGGTCAGCCCGAACGGCCTGGAGTCCAACGGCATCGCGCTGTTGAAGAACGCCAAGAGCCACAACCTCGACGTCAACCTCGTCAACATCATGACCATGGACTACGGCCCCGCCATGGACATGGGCCAGGCCGCGATCAGCGCCGCGAACGGCCTGCACACCCAGCTCGGCCAGATCTGGACCGGCAAGTCCTCCGCCGAGCTGTGGGCGATGGAGGGCAACTGCCCGATGATCGGCGTCAACGACACCGCCGCCGAGGTCTTCACCACCCAGGACGCCCAGGAACTCGAAGCCTTCGCCGCGAGCAAGGGCATCCAGGAACTGACGTTCTGGTCCCTCGGCCGAGACAACCAGGGCTCCAGCGGCACCCCGCAGAGCACCTGGCAGTTCACCAACACCTTCAAGGCCATCACGGGCGGCGGCGGCCCCGTCGACCCGCCGGCCGGCACGACCACCATCCGGGGCTACGGCGACAAGTGCGTCGACGTGGCCGGTGCCAACAGCGCCAACGGCACCAAGGTCGACCTCTACACCTGCAACGGCACGACCGCCCAGCAGTGGACCCGCACCGGCGACACCTTCCGCGCCCTCGGCAAGTGCCTCGACGTCACGGCGGCGGGCACGGCCGACGGCGCCAAGGTCCAGCTCTACGACTGCAACGGCTCCGGCGCCCAGTCCTGGACGACCGGCGCCAACGGCAGCCTGATCAACGCGGGCTCCGGCAAGTGCCTCGACGTCACGGACTGGAGCACCGCCGACGGCAACCAGCTCCAGATCTGGACCTGCGGCGGCACGGCGAACCAGGCCTGGACACTGGCCTGA
- a CDS encoding AraC-like ligand-binding domain-containing protein — protein sequence MSPGLDTAFIPSQDREEVIRQAVWDSVVVVDIDHHPPAGEIRARMDVDSVGPLRVCSARSTEVTLRRTERLVRKDEEPSLFLSLQVTGTSMGAQNGRECVVRPGEFAVFRSNAPYTLLFDEGVDHHFLRLPLTALALPDRLLRDTTTVTFSAENPLARLAYTYFSQLADSDEFRRSPHADAVVAPSIELLRAVLISQHGDMDTGLAKEPMEATLALRIRHYVREHLAEPDLSAARIAAAHDISVRHLYAVLSRAGISLGDWIRARRLDGCKRELAGPAGRSRTVAAIGRSWGFVNATHFSRVFKDAYGMSPRAWRDLNHR from the coding sequence ATGAGCCCGGGGCTTGACACCGCGTTCATACCGTCGCAGGACCGCGAGGAAGTGATCCGGCAAGCGGTCTGGGACTCCGTCGTGGTCGTCGACATCGACCACCATCCTCCGGCCGGGGAGATCCGGGCGCGGATGGACGTCGACTCGGTCGGTCCCCTCAGGGTCTGCTCGGCGCGGTCCACGGAGGTCACGCTCCGGCGGACGGAGCGGCTGGTACGGAAGGACGAGGAGCCGTCGCTCTTCCTCAGTCTCCAGGTGACCGGGACCAGCATGGGCGCGCAGAACGGGCGCGAATGTGTGGTGCGGCCCGGTGAGTTCGCCGTGTTCCGGTCGAACGCTCCCTACACGCTTCTCTTCGACGAAGGGGTCGACCACCACTTTCTGCGCCTGCCCCTCACCGCACTCGCGCTACCCGACCGGTTGCTGAGGGACACCACCACGGTGACGTTCAGCGCCGAGAACCCGCTCGCGCGCCTCGCGTACACGTACTTCTCGCAACTGGCCGACAGCGACGAGTTCCGCCGCAGCCCCCACGCCGACGCCGTCGTGGCTCCCAGCATCGAACTGCTGCGCGCCGTCCTGATCTCCCAGCACGGGGACATGGACACCGGCCTGGCGAAGGAGCCGATGGAGGCGACGCTCGCTCTGCGGATCAGGCACTACGTCCGGGAGCACCTGGCCGAGCCGGATCTGTCGGCGGCGCGGATCGCGGCCGCGCACGACATCTCGGTGAGGCATCTGTACGCCGTGCTGTCCCGGGCGGGGATCAGCCTCGGGGACTGGATTCGTGCGCGGCGGCTCGACGGGTGCAAGCGGGAGCTGGCCGGGCCGGCCGGGAGGTCGCGGACCGTCGCGGCGATCGGGCGGAGCTGGGGGTTCGTGAACGCGACGCACTTCAGCCGGGTCTTCAAGGACGCGTACGGGATGTCGCCCCGGGCCTGGCGCGATCTGAACCACCGCTGA
- a CDS encoding DUF397 domain-containing protein: MNNTEPLAWFKSSYSGTEGGQCIEVAAGSDTVHVRDSKVAAGPVLRVSQDAWAGFVGLASAR, translated from the coding sequence ATGAACAACACCGAACCGCTGGCCTGGTTCAAGAGCAGCTACAGCGGCACTGAGGGCGGCCAGTGCATTGAGGTCGCGGCCGGCTCGGACACCGTGCACGTCCGTGACTCCAAGGTCGCGGCCGGGCCCGTCCTGCGCGTGTCGCAGGACGCCTGGGCCGGGTTCGTCGGGCTCGCCTCGGCGCGGTAG
- a CDS encoding helix-turn-helix domain-containing protein: MTTEQTGPEAADGTRAADKAGQGVVTAFGQSLKTLRLRAGMDREELGRRLGYSASTIASFEQGRRIPPPRAIDCADDELGADKLLVVWKEQVEKAQYPAFFQGMAQLEKQAIELLVYDTHVVNGLLQTEEYMRALLAMRRPSLDQETIEQRVAARMGRQDIFDRRPTPLLSFVMDESVLRHRYGGREVIRGQLEHLLLLGQRGNVELQVMPTDCEDNAGVNGPFTVITRKDGKKYLYVEALNTSTLATDPAQTVLAAARYGIIRSQALSPRESLAFIEKLLGEL, encoded by the coding sequence ATGACGACGGAACAGACGGGGCCCGAGGCGGCGGACGGCACACGGGCGGCGGACAAGGCCGGCCAGGGCGTGGTGACGGCGTTCGGGCAGAGCCTGAAGACGTTGCGGCTGCGGGCGGGCATGGATCGCGAAGAGCTGGGGCGGCGGCTGGGTTACTCGGCGTCGACCATCGCCTCGTTCGAGCAGGGGCGGAGAATTCCCCCGCCGAGGGCCATCGACTGCGCAGACGATGAACTGGGCGCGGACAAGCTGCTGGTGGTCTGGAAGGAGCAGGTGGAAAAGGCGCAGTACCCGGCGTTCTTCCAGGGCATGGCCCAGCTGGAGAAGCAGGCAATCGAACTGCTGGTCTACGACACGCACGTCGTCAACGGCCTGCTCCAGACAGAGGAGTACATGCGGGCACTGCTCGCCATGCGACGTCCGTCTCTGGACCAGGAGACGATCGAGCAGCGCGTGGCCGCCCGGATGGGCCGACAGGACATCTTCGACCGTCGTCCGACGCCGTTGCTGAGTTTCGTGATGGACGAGTCCGTCTTGAGGCACCGGTATGGCGGTCGGGAGGTGATTCGGGGACAGTTGGAGCACCTGCTGCTCCTCGGTCAGCGGGGCAATGTCGAGCTCCAGGTGATGCCGACCGACTGCGAGGACAACGCCGGCGTGAACGGTCCGTTCACCGTCATCACACGCAAGGACGGCAAGAAGTATCTGTACGTCGAGGCGCTGAACACGAGCACCCTGGCGACCGACCCCGCGCAGACGGTCCTCGCAGCCGCCCGCTATGGGATCATCCGTTCACAGGCTCTCAGCCCGCGAGAGTCACTGGCGTTCATCGAGAAGTTGCTGGGAGAACTATGA
- a CDS encoding ATP-binding protein — protein MTSNIDTPGRTTQPSRHTVHLGTPSFAMRFTSTPRGARLARRLSAVRLDAWGLPYGTGAHEAVVLLTAELAANAARHGHVPGRDFHLLLRLLDLPVPIARVEVSDTRGERVPPRPGRLPEAGIAEGGRGLLLVESVASRWGWYPRDRAPGKTVWAEYEIPAARTGRL, from the coding sequence ATGACGAGCAACATCGACACCCCCGGCCGCACCACCCAACCCTCCCGCCACACTGTCCACTTGGGCACCCCCAGCTTCGCCATGCGGTTCACCTCCACACCCCGGGGAGCCAGGCTCGCCCGGCGCCTGTCGGCGGTCCGGCTGGACGCGTGGGGCCTGCCGTACGGGACGGGGGCGCACGAGGCGGTCGTACTGCTCACCGCCGAACTCGCGGCGAACGCGGCCCGGCACGGGCACGTACCGGGCCGCGACTTCCACCTCCTGCTGCGCCTCCTGGACCTGCCGGTGCCGATCGCCCGGGTCGAGGTGAGCGACACCCGGGGCGAACGAGTACCGCCCCGTCCGGGACGGCTCCCCGAAGCGGGGATCGCGGAGGGCGGCCGGGGGCTGCTGCTCGTGGAGTCGGTGGCTTCCCGCTGGGGCTGGTACCCGAGGGACCGGGCGCCGGGGAAGACGGTGTGGGCGGAGTACGAGATCCCTGCCGCACGGACCGGCAGGCTCTGA
- a CDS encoding DUF6928 family protein has protein sequence MGAKTALLAYADGDVVPALKAAGEPQAERTAELVARLFPGRRTELTQGGVLGESTYPPEGITYAAGFPGVDLVCDRRLMFDRPSELPAHLLEAAAGRRVIAHAMHSVSDWLAFAVWEEGRLRRSLSLSPDGGIAENIGDPFPFEAPYWAGERPVETDPEWDEEPYPLPFHPLELGNEALRALFGFPLEGRPSPEGVDPDEIPLLGFGLTDRGPSGRAH, from the coding sequence ATGGGAGCGAAGACAGCACTACTGGCGTACGCGGACGGAGACGTGGTCCCGGCGCTGAAGGCGGCCGGCGAGCCGCAGGCGGAGCGGACGGCGGAGTTGGTCGCCCGGCTGTTCCCGGGCCGCAGGACGGAGTTGACGCAGGGCGGCGTTCTGGGCGAATCGACGTATCCGCCGGAGGGCATCACGTACGCGGCCGGTTTCCCGGGCGTGGACCTGGTCTGCGACCGGCGCCTGATGTTCGACCGCCCGTCGGAGCTTCCGGCTCACCTTCTGGAGGCGGCCGCGGGCCGTCGCGTGATCGCGCACGCGATGCACAGCGTCTCGGACTGGCTCGCTTTCGCGGTCTGGGAGGAGGGCCGCCTCCGCCGCTCCCTGAGCCTCTCGCCGGACGGCGGCATCGCGGAGAACATCGGCGACCCGTTCCCCTTCGAGGCGCCCTACTGGGCGGGCGAGCGGCCCGTGGAAACCGACCCGGAATGGGACGAGGAGCCGTACCCATTGCCGTTCCACCCCCTGGAACTGGGCAACGAAGCCCTCCGCGCGCTCTTCGGATTCCCCCTGGAGGGCCGCCCGTCACCCGAGGGCGTCGACCCGGACGAGATCCCCCTGCTCGGCTTCGGCCTCACGGACCGGGGACCGTCCGGGCGAGCCCACTGA
- a CDS encoding lamin tail domain-containing protein, translating into MTASTARRRPRALARILVAAPLLAACGLTGAPAAHAAGADDVRINEVVTNGGVSDSIELYNKGGAAVDVSGWVLRDDDKDHAYKIASGTTLAPGGFRAFDVSGAFGLGSDDEARLYLADGKTQVDGFSWSKHSGPSWSRCPDGTGTFEQAGSVTLDGPNACGGGGSTTPVAWPGSGDVATADGSNVFGEDLSGLYQEGDVLWAAQNSGKLWRLVRDGSGGWKPDIANGWSSGRTLRFPGGSGSPDSEGVTATGGGVFVASERNGDASGTSRLSVLKYDVGGSGSSLTAAKEWNLTSDLPSTGSNLGLEAITWVPDASLTGAGFKDASTGSAYDPSRYGAHSGGVFFVGVEGTGMVHGYVLADSGSYTRVASFSSGMPGVMELQWEPQASRLWAVCDDTCDGRHTTLKVDTTGAFTTVAAYNRPTGMPNYNNEGFALAGADECVAGSKPVYWSDDANDGGHALRRGRVSC; encoded by the coding sequence GTGACTGCATCGACTGCCCGTCGGCGGCCCCGTGCTCTTGCCCGCATTCTCGTTGCCGCGCCCCTGCTGGCCGCCTGCGGGCTGACCGGTGCGCCGGCGGCGCACGCGGCCGGGGCGGACGACGTGCGCATCAACGAGGTGGTGACCAACGGCGGCGTCAGCGACTCCATCGAGCTGTACAACAAGGGCGGCGCCGCGGTCGACGTCTCGGGATGGGTGCTCAGGGACGACGACAAGGACCACGCGTACAAGATCGCTTCCGGGACCACGCTGGCACCCGGCGGGTTCCGGGCCTTCGATGTCAGCGGCGCGTTTGGGCTGGGCTCCGACGACGAGGCGCGGCTGTATCTCGCGGACGGCAAGACACAGGTCGACGGCTTTTCCTGGAGCAAGCACTCGGGCCCGTCCTGGTCGCGCTGCCCCGACGGCACCGGCACCTTCGAGCAGGCGGGCTCGGTGACCCTCGACGGTCCGAACGCGTGTGGGGGCGGGGGCTCCACGACGCCCGTGGCATGGCCCGGGAGCGGCGACGTGGCCACCGCGGACGGCTCCAACGTGTTCGGCGAGGACCTCAGCGGCCTGTACCAGGAGGGCGATGTGCTGTGGGCGGCGCAGAACAGCGGCAAGCTGTGGCGCCTGGTGCGGGACGGCTCCGGGGGCTGGAAGCCGGACATCGCGAACGGCTGGTCCTCCGGTAGGACGCTGCGCTTCCCCGGCGGTTCCGGCTCCCCCGACAGTGAGGGGGTCACCGCGACCGGCGGCGGGGTCTTCGTCGCCAGCGAGCGCAACGGGGACGCCTCCGGCACCAGCCGCCTGTCGGTACTCAAGTACGACGTCGGCGGATCGGGCTCCTCGCTGACCGCCGCCAAGGAATGGAACCTCACCTCCGACCTGCCCTCGACCGGCTCCAACCTCGGCCTCGAAGCGATCACCTGGGTCCCGGACGCCTCGCTGACCGGCGCCGGCTTCAAGGACGCCTCAACCGGGTCCGCGTACGACCCCTCCCGCTACGGCGCCCACAGCGGCGGGGTGTTCTTCGTCGGCGTCGAGGGCACCGGCATGGTCCACGGCTACGTCCTGGCCGACTCCGGCTCGTACACCCGCGTCGCCTCCTTCAGCAGCGGCATGCCCGGCGTGATGGAACTCCAGTGGGAGCCGCAGGCATCGCGCCTGTGGGCGGTCTGCGACGACACCTGCGACGGCCGGCACACCACCCTGAAGGTCGACACGACCGGCGCCTTCACCACCGTCGCCGCGTACAACCGCCCGACCGGCATGCCCAACTACAACAACGAGGGCTTCGCCCTTGCCGGTGCCGACGAGTGCGTCGCCGGGTCCAAGCCCGTCTACTGGTCCGACGACGCCAACGACGGCGGCCACGCGCTGCGCCGGGGCCGCGTCAGCTGCTGA
- a CDS encoding alpha/beta fold hydrolase codes for MSDPTVGSLRVSGANLHYEVRGQGPVLLLIPGGTGGAASFDGVADDLAAAYTVVTYDPRGMARSTLDDPEAAQHVAEHADDAFRMLELVSPGEPARVFGASSGAIAALHLLTARPERLTRVVVHEPPVVEVLPDAAEHRALLARVRETFHAEGLMPAMAVFAAGLAKGGDTVEPKAEPEVPPRAAARAEQTMAGLPYFVGRIVPAFMSYAPDIRRLKESADRLVLAGGQDSPGELPHRATAALAERLGTELRSFPGGHIGLTTHPREFGEALLKALRI; via the coding sequence ATGAGTGATCCGACCGTCGGCAGCCTGCGGGTGAGCGGCGCGAACCTGCACTACGAAGTGCGCGGCCAGGGGCCGGTCCTGCTGCTGATTCCCGGTGGGACCGGGGGCGCGGCCTCCTTCGACGGCGTCGCCGACGACCTGGCCGCCGCGTACACGGTCGTGACCTACGACCCACGTGGCATGGCGCGCAGCACGCTGGACGACCCCGAAGCCGCGCAGCACGTGGCCGAGCACGCCGACGACGCGTTCCGGATGCTGGAACTCGTGTCGCCCGGTGAGCCCGCCCGCGTGTTCGGCGCCAGTTCGGGCGCCATTGCCGCGCTGCATCTCCTCACCGCGCGTCCCGAACGCCTGACACGCGTCGTGGTGCACGAGCCGCCCGTGGTGGAGGTGCTGCCGGACGCGGCCGAACACCGCGCTCTCCTCGCGCGGGTGCGGGAAACCTTCCATGCCGAAGGGCTCATGCCGGCGATGGCCGTGTTCGCCGCGGGCCTGGCGAAGGGCGGCGACACCGTCGAGCCGAAGGCCGAGCCCGAGGTCCCGCCCCGGGCAGCGGCGCGGGCCGAACAGACGATGGCCGGACTGCCGTACTTCGTCGGGCGGATCGTGCCCGCCTTCATGTCCTACGCCCCGGACATCCGCCGGCTGAAGGAGTCCGCGGACCGGCTCGTGCTCGCCGGCGGGCAGGACTCACCCGGCGAGCTGCCGCACCGTGCGACCGCCGCGCTGGCCGAGCGGCTCGGCACGGAACTCCGGTCCTTCCCCGGTGGGCACATCGGACTGACCACGCATCCCCGCGAGTTCGGCGAAGCCCTGCTGAAGGCGCTGCGGATCTGA
- a CDS encoding ribonuclease domain-containing protein: MLAGATPVLVHNSTCTRYGGALAAAEAANPLIESLRATGKLPNNYVTKEAAGAFGWKAGKELGNHLPGAQIVGNIYENSNGRLPSAGGRTWYEADVGLTNTMKRSKQPGTRLVYSSDGLAYVTSDH, encoded by the coding sequence GTGCTAGCGGGTGCTACGCCGGTACTCGTCCATAATTCCACATGTACTCGATACGGTGGCGCTCTTGCGGCCGCTGAGGCAGCAAATCCATTGATCGAGAGTCTCCGCGCTACGGGTAAGTTGCCCAACAATTATGTGACCAAGGAAGCGGCCGGCGCCTTTGGCTGGAAAGCTGGAAAGGAGCTTGGGAACCACCTGCCCGGCGCTCAAATCGTTGGAAACATCTACGAAAACTCCAACGGGCGGCTGCCGAGTGCTGGTGGGCGGACTTGGTATGAGGCCGACGTGGGCCTGACCAACACGATGAAGCGGTCTAAGCAACCGGGGACGCGGTTGGTCTATTCGAGCGATGGGCTCGCTTACGTAACCAGCGACCACTAA
- a CDS encoding barstar family protein, with translation MRIEIDGAAIRSEADLHEFLSRALDFGPYYGANLDALWDRLSTDVERPVDVIWREADFSRRVLGESEFAKIRDLLLRVQSQDESIGWPDRFTVTFA, from the coding sequence ATGAGGATCGAAATTGACGGCGCAGCAATCCGCTCCGAGGCGGATCTGCACGAGTTCCTTTCGAGGGCCCTTGATTTCGGCCCTTACTATGGGGCCAACCTGGATGCTTTGTGGGATCGGCTGTCGACGGACGTTGAGCGTCCCGTCGATGTAATCTGGAGGGAGGCGGATTTCAGTAGGAGAGTGCTAGGGGAATCCGAGTTCGCGAAGATTCGTGACCTTCTGCTGCGTGTGCAATCGCAGGATGAGTCCATCGGATGGCCCGACCGTTTCACGGTGACATTCGCGTAG
- a CDS encoding RHS repeat-associated core domain-containing protein encodes MGGIDDTSITGLIHLGGREYDPEVGRFLSADPLLNLTKPQSLNGYSYAENNAVTFSDPTGQASTCSSNCGGELLFKESHAAPDFNTGETWEEKYPWETSNYDYYAEDGMYWAIDPSGLYTFRP; translated from the coding sequence GTGGGCGGCATCGATGACACTTCGATCACCGGTCTGATTCACCTAGGAGGGCGGGAATATGATCCAGAGGTCGGTCGATTCCTCTCGGCGGATCCCCTCCTCAATCTGACAAAGCCGCAATCGCTTAACGGGTACTCCTATGCGGAGAACAATGCGGTGACGTTCTCTGACCCCACGGGTCAGGCGAGCACCTGCTCGTCGAACTGTGGCGGAGAGCTTCTATTCAAGGAGTCACACGCTGCGCCCGACTTCAACACAGGAGAGACGTGGGAGGAAAAGTACCCGTGGGAAACATCTAATTATGACTACTACGCAGAAGATGGGATGTACTGGGCGATCGATCCGTCTGGCCTATATACATTCCGTCCGTGA
- a CDS encoding tetratricopeptide repeat protein: MVMKVVELENLLLVARRVLDGMRKGSAAAANEMRRMIPELQRAADSGDSEFQELIGGIALEYLKDYGTAYYYLRAAAESGNASAQRGLAFMLFEGLGVQKDKRKAVKLFEAAAESGDRAAKFNLAGVLLRGDDATRDEERAVRLLREASDAGMDAASRQLGEIALAENDYFEARKVLSLAVGQGSYRALMNLGMMCRDGIGGDVDRVQALTCFLKLLDVGDGDGLHEAHAMVPEMTDQEVKEAALKAGRVSEGGVLIGNRRKYSY, encoded by the coding sequence ATGGTGATGAAAGTGGTTGAATTGGAGAATCTTCTCCTAGTCGCGCGTCGCGTGCTGGATGGAATGAGGAAAGGGAGTGCTGCCGCTGCAAATGAAATGCGCCGCATGATTCCGGAGCTTCAGCGTGCGGCAGACTCGGGTGATTCTGAATTTCAGGAATTGATTGGCGGCATCGCTCTTGAATACCTTAAGGACTATGGGACTGCGTATTACTACTTGCGTGCAGCCGCTGAATCGGGCAACGCCTCGGCTCAACGCGGTCTGGCCTTTATGTTGTTCGAAGGTCTTGGTGTGCAGAAGGACAAGCGGAAGGCGGTGAAGCTTTTTGAGGCTGCCGCGGAATCGGGGGATCGGGCGGCTAAGTTCAACCTGGCTGGAGTATTGCTTCGCGGCGATGATGCAACCAGAGATGAGGAAAGGGCTGTCAGGCTTTTGCGGGAAGCGTCGGATGCCGGGATGGATGCGGCTTCGCGGCAGTTGGGAGAAATTGCGCTCGCGGAGAATGATTACTTTGAGGCTAGGAAAGTCTTGAGTTTGGCCGTTGGGCAGGGCTCGTATCGCGCGCTAATGAATTTGGGTATGATGTGTCGTGACGGAATTGGGGGTGACGTGGACCGGGTGCAGGCGTTGACTTGTTTTCTGAAGCTTTTGGATGTGGGAGACGGGGATGGTCTTCACGAGGCACATGCGATGGTGCCAGAAATGACAGATCAAGAAGTCAAGGAAGCGGCTCTAAAAGCTGGGCGGGTGAGCGAGGGTGGTGTCCTCATTGGCAACCGCAGGAAGTACAGCTACTGA